The proteins below come from a single bacterium CG_4_10_14_0_2_um_filter_33_32 genomic window:
- a CDS encoding ATP-dependent helicase: MYQKSFNPTKSGYKGSFNSSNKSRSGNKFATKSHSENNQFKSTSNGSYFYKPGKKNNRPSRFQRRAHTSIDNYSKYIKKASPASDVEKYTPKYKFADFNLVEQLKNNIETKGYIIPTPIQDQAIPIVLDKKDIIGVADTGTGKTAAFIVPLINKIFMDREQKVLIVAPTRELASQIDTELKDFARHMKIFSAQCIGGVNIRQQIFDLNRNPQFIIGTPGRLNDLIQRGRLKLNNVQNIVLDEVDRMVDMGFIDDIKKILSLLPKNRQSLFFSATVPPKISNLIKGFSNNPITISIKSSITSENIEQDIVKVKGGQEKIEVLHELLIKEEFKKVLIFGRTKRGVEDLSNKLFERGFKSTSIHGDKPQTKREKALRLFKQDYLNILVATDVAARGLDISDITHVINYDPPENHEDYIHRIGRTGRANKRGKALTFVS; the protein is encoded by the coding sequence ATGTATCAAAAATCTTTTAATCCCACAAAAAGTGGGTATAAAGGCAGTTTCAACTCATCGAATAAATCAAGAAGCGGAAATAAATTCGCCACGAAGAGTCATAGTGAAAATAATCAATTTAAAAGCACCAGCAACGGTAGTTACTTTTATAAACCCGGCAAAAAGAATAATAGGCCCTCCAGATTCCAAAGAAGAGCTCATACATCAATCGATAATTATTCAAAATATATCAAGAAAGCTTCTCCAGCCTCTGACGTAGAAAAATATACTCCAAAATATAAATTCGCTGATTTTAATTTAGTTGAACAATTAAAAAATAATATTGAAACTAAGGGCTATATTATCCCTACTCCAATTCAAGACCAGGCAATCCCTATCGTACTTGATAAAAAGGATATCATTGGAGTTGCAGATACAGGAACCGGCAAAACTGCGGCCTTTATTGTTCCTTTAATTAATAAAATTTTTATGGACCGCGAACAAAAAGTATTGATTGTCGCCCCAACAAGAGAGCTAGCCAGTCAAATCGATACGGAGCTTAAAGATTTTGCAAGACATATGAAAATATTTTCAGCCCAATGCATAGGTGGAGTTAATATACGACAACAGATCTTCGACCTTAATAGAAATCCTCAATTTATTATTGGCACTCCAGGGAGACTTAATGATTTAATTCAAAGAGGCAGGCTTAAATTAAATAATGTACAAAATATAGTTTTAGACGAAGTGGATAGAATGGTAGATATGGGCTTTATCGACGATATTAAAAAAATATTGTCTCTGTTACCAAAAAACAGACAATCTTTGTTTTTCTCTGCAACAGTTCCCCCTAAAATTAGCAATCTTATCAAGGGTTTTTCAAATAACCCAATTACTATTTCTATAAAATCATCAATAACATCAGAAAATATTGAGCAAGATATCGTTAAAGTAAAAGGTGGCCAGGAAAAAATTGAAGTTTTGCATGAACTTTTGATAAAAGAGGAATTTAAGAAAGTACTTATTTTCGGTAGAACCAAAAGAGGTGTTGAGGATTTATCAAATAAGCTTTTTGAACGAGGTTTCAAAAGTACCTCTATTCATGGAGATAAACCGCAAACTAAAAGAGAAAAAGCCTTAAGGCTTTTTAAACAAGATTACCTCAATATACTAGTTGCCACGGACGTAGCTGCCAGAGGACTAGATATTAGCGACATCACACATGTAATAAACTATGATCCGCCCGAAAACCATGAAGATTATATCCACCGAATAGGTAGAACTGGTAGAGCCAATAAACGTGGCAAGGCCTTAACATTTGTCAGTTAA